The following DNA comes from Occultella kanbiaonis.
CGGCCCGGGCCGGACCAGACCGATCCCTCGCTGAGCCAGATCAGTTCCTGCTCGGCGCGGCCGTAGACCATGGCGCCGAGGCGGCCGTTGCCGAGCGGCGCCGCCTCGACCCATTCGGCGGCCGGGCTCGCGAACTCGAGCCGGTGGACCGGGTGTGCCGATGGCGTCGCCGGGCTCGGCGACACCTCGGACGAGAACACTGACGACACTGTCACCTCGGAGAATCGATTTTACTGGGTGAGAGACACCATAGACGGTCCGATGGGCCATCTGGCAACACCTGATTCCATAGAGTCTATGCCGGATCTGCCGATGGGGTTGCGCCGCCGCCGATCTGGTGGCTAGCATCCAGACAAACGATTCACCGGACGACGAGGTCAGAGTGCACCCCAGGCCCGCCCCAAGGCGGCAGCGGCAGGCGCGACGGGCCGAGGTCATCGAGAGGAGCACTCAGCGGTGGTACAGACGGGCGTGGGAACACCCATGGCGCCGACACCACTGGCGGCGGCAGCGGTGTCCACGCCGCCGGCCAACCGTCGGGGTCGGCCGGGCCGGATGCGTAGATCGATCCGGCGGCACTGGCAGCTCTACCTGCTCGTGCTGCCTCCGCTGGTGTACTTCGCCCTGTTCAAGTACGTGCCGATGGCGAACGCCGTCATCGCGTTCAAGGCCTACAACGTCATCGCCGGCATCTGGGCGAGTCCGTGGGTTGGCCTGGAGCACTTCGAACGGTTCTTCTCCAACCCGGTCTTCGGCACCATCGTCAGCAACACGTTCCTGCTGAGCCTGTACGCCCTGATCGCGAGCTTCCCGATCCCGATCATCCTGGCTCTCGCCCTCAACGAGGTCCGGTCCCGGTTCTTCAAGCGCACGGTCCAGATGGTCACCTACGCGCCGTACTTCATCTCCACGGTCATCGTCGTCTCGATGGCGATCCTGATCCTCTCGCCCCGGATCGGGCTCCTCAGCGGGATCACCGGCTTCTTCGGACTGCCCGCCACCGACTACCTGGCCCAGCCGGACTTCTTCCGGCACGTGTACGTGTGGAGCGAGGTGTGGCAGACCGCGGGCTACTCGGCGGTCATCTACCTGGCCGCGCTCGCCGGCGTGGACCCCGGCCTCTACGAGGCGGCCAAGGTCGACGGCGCGAACCGGCTCCAGAAGATCTGGCACGTCGACCTGCCGAGCATCATGCCAACGGTGGTCGTGGTCCTGATCCTCTCGGTCGGCAGCATCATGGCCGTCGGGTTCGAGAAGGCGTTCCTGCTGCAGAACCCGCTGAACCTGTCGCAGTCGGAGATCATCGCCACCTACACCTACAAGATCGGCATCCAGAACGCCGACTTCAGCCTCGCCACAGCCGTCGGGCTGTTCAACTCGGCGATCAACCTCGTGCTGCTGCTCGGTGTGAACGCCGTGTCGAAGCGCGTGACGGGGAGTGGACTCTGGTGAGCATCGCAACGAGGATCCGCGGGGCCGGCCGGCCCACCAAGGTGCGCGAGTCGCGGGTGGACCGGTTCTTCCTGGTCGGCGTCTACATCCTGCTCACCACGTTCCTGCTCGTGGTGCTGCTGCCGCTCTGGTACATCGTGGTCAGTTCGTTCAGCAGCCCCGCTGCGGTGTCCGCCGGCCGGGTGTTCCTGTGGCCGGTCGAGTTCACCCTGCGCGGCTACCAGGTCGCGCTGAGCAGCCCGCAGATCCTCAGCGGGTTCGCGAACTCGCTGTTCTACACCATCGTGGGCACGGCGATCAGCGTCACGCTCACCGTGATGCTCGCCTACCCGCTCTCGCGTGCGGACTTCGTCGGGCGGAAGGTGCTCACCGGCGCCGTCGTCTTCACGATGCTGTTCGCTGGCGGCCTGATCCCCACCTACCTCGTGGTCCAGGCGATGGGGATGCTCGACACCCGCTGGGCGCTGCTCATCCCGAACGCGGTGGCCGTGTGGCCGGCGATCCTGGCGATCACCTACTTCCGGACCGCGATCCCGGACGAACTGCGCGAGGCCGGTGAGATCGACGGCGCGAGCGACCTGCGCATCCTGTGGAAGGTGGTGCTGCCACTCTCCGCGCCGATGCTCGCCGTGATCGCCCTCATGTACGCGATCGTGCAGTGGAACTCCTACTTCGACGCGTTGATCTACCTCCGCGACGACGCCCTGTACCCGCTGCAGCTGGTGCTCCGGAACATCCTCATCCTCAACAACGACGCCGGTGGCGACGCCACCTCGTCGCTGGAGCGGCAACAACTCGCGAACCTGCTCAAGTACTCGCTCATCGTGGTCTCCACGGTCCCGATGATGCTCATCTACCCGTTCGTGGCTCGCTACTTCACCAAGGGTCTGCTCCTGGGAGCCGTGAAGGGCTGACCCCGACCCAACACCCCCCGAGCCGTCGACCCCCGGCGGCACCACCTCACGACGAAGAGAGGCACCACATGACACGCCGCAACCGGACCGCGACGGCGATAGTCGCCGTCGGCGGACTGGCCTTCACCATGGGCGCGTGCGCGCCGCAGGCGGAGCAGCCCGTCGACGACGGAGTCATCACGATCTTCAGCCAGCAGGGCGCGGAGACGGACCTCAACACCAACGAGTTCACGCTCTTCCTCGAGGAGGAGTTCGACGTCGACCTGCAGTTCGAGACCACCACCTGGGATGCCGGGGCGGCGTCCGAGGCGCGTCAGATCGCGCTGGCGAGCGGTGACTACCCGGACGCGTTCCTGATGATCCCCTGGGTCGACCAGTTCACCCAGGCCGAGCTGCTCAAGTTCGGCGAGCAGGGCGTGGTCCGGCCGCTCGGTGACCTGCTCGAGGAGAACGCACCGAACCTGCTCCAGGCCTGGGAGGAGACCCCCGAGTGGGAGCAACTCGCGACCTCGCCGGACGGCAACGTCTGGGGGCTGCCGCAATGGAACGACTGCTTCCACTGCAGCTATCCCTCGAAGCTCTGGCTGAACTCCGCCTGGCTGGACGCGGTCGGCATGGAGCAGCCGACGACGCCCGACGAGCTCCGCGCGGTGCTGTCGGCCTTCCGGGACCAGGACCCGAACGGCAACGGTCAGGCCGACGAGGTCCCGCTCTCCGGCTCGCCCGGCGCGAACTCGGTGATGCCGTTCCTGATGAACCCGTTCGTCTACGTGCCCTCCTCCACGACCGACGGCTCGATCCCGGCCTCGCTCGCGCTGGACGGTGACACGGTCACCCTGCAGGCGACCCTGGACGGCTGGCGGGAGGGGCTGCAGTACGTGAACTCCCTCTACGAGGAGGGGCTGGTCGACGAGGCGGCGTTCACCCAGAACCAGGACGCGCTCCTCGCGCTGGGGGACGTCGCCGGCGACCCGATCCTCGGGGCCGCGACGGTCGGCCACCCCGGCGTGTTCGTCACCATCGGCCAGGAGGATGGCCGCGACGCGCAGTACGACCCGGTCGCTCCGCTGACCGGGCCGAACGGCTCGCCCGCCTCCGAGCTGCTCTCGTCCGTGCCGGGTGCGACGCTCGTCATCACGAACAACGCCAGTGACTCCGACGCCGCCAGCCTGGTGCAGATCGTCGACTGGATGATCGACTACGACAACCACCTCCGGGCCGAATGGGGCGAGGAGGGCGTCGCCTGGGACCGCCCCGCCGAGGGTGACGTCGCGCTCGACGAAGCGCTCGAGCCGCTGTACGTGCGGCACCGGCTCAGCGGTGCCGAGGCCAGCCAGAACGCCAACGTGGCCTGGGGCCCGCTCGCGCAGTACTACGGCAGCACCGAGTTCCGCGGCGCCCAGGTGGTGTCGGAGGACGTGTACGACCTCGCCGGGTACGAGCGTCGTCTGTTCGAGGCGACCGAGCCGTATGCCGCGAACAGTCCGACCGAGGCGTTCCCGTACTGGAACCTCTGGATCCCCGACGCGGACTCCTCCGAGTTGTCCACGGTGCAGACCAACGTGGAGTCGCTCGTGCTGCAGGCCAGTGCCGAGTTCGTCACCGGCGTGCGCGACATCGACAACGACGCCGACTGGCAGGCGTTCCAGGAGGCTCTCATCGCGAGCGGCAGCGACCGCTATCTCGAGATCTACCAGGCCGCCTGGGACGCGTCGAACTAGCGACACTCCCTCGACGGCGGCCCGGTTGCGTGATGCGCCCGGGCCGTCGTCGCGTGGGGTGGGGGACCGGCTCGGCGGGGTGTGGCAGCGGCCAGACCGCGCGGCGCATATCTATTCAATAGCGCACAGACTTGACAGTCGGTGATTTGCCGACCTACGCTCGCCGTTGAATCGCTTCACTCGCACCCCCGCAGCACCCGTTTCAAGGAGGAAACATGTCCGCAAGAATCCGTAGCCGGCGGGCGCGCCTGGTCCCGTCCATGGCCGGGCTCGCCGCGCTCTCGCTGCTCGCCGTCGCCTGCGCGCCGGCCGGCGGGGACTCGGGTGGAGGCTCTGACGGGGGCGGTGACGATCAGGGTGGTGCCACCGAGTTCACCTTCCTGACCACCGTGGAGAACCCGCAGATCCGCGACGAGCTCACCCGGCTCAGTGAGAACCAGTGCGCCGCCGAGAACGAGGCCCTCCCGCTGGTGGTCGACACCATCCCGCAGGCCGACGTCAACCAGCGGGTCTCGGTCCTCGCGAGCCAGGACGCGCTGCCCGTCATGTTCGTCTCGCCCACGAGCGAGTCGAAGGTCGGCGGCGACATGTACGAGTCCGGCGCCCTGCTCGAGCTCGAGGAGACCCTGACCGACCTGGGCGTCTGGGAGGACGTGCTGCCCGCCGCCGCCTCCACGGTCAACGCCATCTACGGGGACATGGTCTCGCTGCCGTTCCAGTACAACATCGAGGGCTTCTGGTACAACAAGCAGATCTTCGCCGACAACGGCCTCGAGGTGCCCACCACCTGGGCGGAGTTCACCGAGGCCGCCGCTGCCCTGGACGCGGCCGGCGTGCAGCCGCTGACCGCGTCCGGTGCGCAGGGCTGGACGATCACCCGGTACATCAGCACCTACCTCGCCCGGGCGAACGGCGTGGACGCGCTCGCCCAGGTGACCGACGGCTCGGCGAGCTTCACCGACCCCGACTACCTCATCGCCGCGCAGGAGCTCGCCACGCTGGGCGAGGCCGGCTACTTCGGGCAGGGCATCGTCTCCCGGGACATGGACACGGTCACGGCCGAGTTCTTCGGCGGCACCGCAGCCATGATGTACAACGGTTCGTGGGTGCTGTCCAACGTCTACGACGAGGAGCAGAACACCATCGGCGTGGACAACATCGGCTTCTTCCCGTTCCCCGAGGTGGAGGGCGGCGCGGGCAGCATCGACGACTACCCGGCCAACACCGGCACCGTCACCGCCGTGTCCGCCTCCCTGTACAACGACAAGGTCGGCGCCTGGCTCGCGTGCATCGCCGAGAACTACGGGTCCAGCCTCTTGGAGAACCAGGGCGCGATCTCCGGGTTCGTGCAGAACACCGAGGTCGACGGCGTTGAGCCGCTCGTCGCCGAGATCACCGAGCGCATGGTGGACGCCCAGGACGCGGTGATCTGGCTCGAGGGTCCGTTCGACCAGCGCTTCGGTGACGCCGCCGGACTCAGCGCCGGCAGCCTCGTCGACGGCGGCATCTCGCCCGAGGACTACATGGCCCAGATCCAGGACGCGGTCGACGCCGCCCAGTGACGGCAGCCACGGCGGTGGGTGCGCGCCACCACGAGGCGCACCCACCGCCGTCGGGCACTGCCCGAAGCAACAGACCGCAGCGGCCCAGCGCCGCCTGACCCGGAAGGCGCACACATGAGGGACGTCCTCGGGGACCGGAAGGCGATCGTCATCCTGCTCGCCCCCGCGCTGGCCTTCTACACGCTGATCAAGCTCGTGCCGATCCTGTGGTCGCTCGGGCTCACGTTCTTCGACGGGAACGTGCTGCGCGGCTACGAGCCGGTCGGCTTCGACAACTTCACCCGGCTCGTGAACGACTCGGTGTTCTGGGAGGCGACGGCGTTCACGCTGAAGTACGCCCTGGTCGCGACCGTGCTCCAGGTGGCGGCCGGCTACCTGCTCGCGATCCTGTACGTCTTCGTGCTCCGCAAGGGCTCCGCGCTGCTGCGCACCATCGTGTTCTTCCCGGTGATCCTGCCGACCGTGGCCGTGGGGGTGCTGTTCAAGCGGCTGTTCGGGATCCACCCCACGCCGGGCCCGGTGAACTCCATCATCGAGGCGTTCGGCGGCCAATCGCTGGACTGGTTCGCGAGCGGGGACACCTCGTTCCTGGTGCTCATCCTGATGGACGTGTGGCGCTCGATGGGGTTCTTCGCGGTGCTCCTGTACGCCGGCCTGGTGGACATCCCGGAGGAGGTCATCGAGTCCGCACGCATGGACGGGGCCAAGGGTGCCCGGCTGATCCGGCACATCGTGCTCCCGCTCTCCCTGCCGGTGCTGCTCTCGGCGGTGGTGTTCGCGGTCAACTCCACGCTCAAGGTGTTCGACTCGATCCTCGCGATCACGAATGGCGGCCCCGGCACCGAGACCCAGCCGCTCACGCTGTACATGTACCGCACCGTGTTCACCTACAACGAGTACGGCTACGGCTCCACCCTCGCGCTCGCGCTGACCGTGATCGCGTTCCTGGTCACGATCGTCATCTTCCGCTCCGCCCGCAAGGACATCACCGCAGACAAGGCCGCCCGATGACCACACTCACCCAGGCCCGCCCGATGGCCGGCCCGGCCGGTCCCAGCCGGCCACGCCGCCGCCCCGGCGGCGCCCGCCGGTTCTTCGCCCGGCTCCCGGTCCGGCTGCTCGTGATCGTCATCGTGGCCGTCGAGATCCTGCCGATGATCTGGATGCTGCTCAGTTCGTTCAAGACCCAGAACGAGTTCGTCACCGGGTCCGTGTGGGCACTGCCCGCCACCTGGGACTTCGGCAACTACATCGAGGCCTGGGTGACCGGGGACTTCGCCTCGAACGTGCGCAACTCGATCCTCGCCACCGTGCCGGCACTGTTCTTCCTGCTGTTGTTCGGGGTGGCG
Coding sequences within:
- a CDS encoding ABC transporter permease; amino-acid sequence: MRRSIRRHWQLYLLVLPPLVYFALFKYVPMANAVIAFKAYNVIAGIWASPWVGLEHFERFFSNPVFGTIVSNTFLLSLYALIASFPIPIILALALNEVRSRFFKRTVQMVTYAPYFISTVIVVSMAILILSPRIGLLSGITGFFGLPATDYLAQPDFFRHVYVWSEVWQTAGYSAVIYLAALAGVDPGLYEAAKVDGANRLQKIWHVDLPSIMPTVVVVLILSVGSIMAVGFEKAFLLQNPLNLSQSEIIATYTYKIGIQNADFSLATAVGLFNSAINLVLLLGVNAVSKRVTGSGLW
- a CDS encoding carbohydrate ABC transporter permease; this translates as MSIATRIRGAGRPTKVRESRVDRFFLVGVYILLTTFLLVVLLPLWYIVVSSFSSPAAVSAGRVFLWPVEFTLRGYQVALSSPQILSGFANSLFYTIVGTAISVTLTVMLAYPLSRADFVGRKVLTGAVVFTMLFAGGLIPTYLVVQAMGMLDTRWALLIPNAVAVWPAILAITYFRTAIPDELREAGEIDGASDLRILWKVVLPLSAPMLAVIALMYAIVQWNSYFDALIYLRDDALYPLQLVLRNILILNNDAGGDATSSLERQQLANLLKYSLIVVSTVPMMLIYPFVARYFTKGLLLGAVKG
- a CDS encoding extracellular solute-binding protein, with amino-acid sequence MTRRNRTATAIVAVGGLAFTMGACAPQAEQPVDDGVITIFSQQGAETDLNTNEFTLFLEEEFDVDLQFETTTWDAGAASEARQIALASGDYPDAFLMIPWVDQFTQAELLKFGEQGVVRPLGDLLEENAPNLLQAWEETPEWEQLATSPDGNVWGLPQWNDCFHCSYPSKLWLNSAWLDAVGMEQPTTPDELRAVLSAFRDQDPNGNGQADEVPLSGSPGANSVMPFLMNPFVYVPSSTTDGSIPASLALDGDTVTLQATLDGWREGLQYVNSLYEEGLVDEAAFTQNQDALLALGDVAGDPILGAATVGHPGVFVTIGQEDGRDAQYDPVAPLTGPNGSPASELLSSVPGATLVITNNASDSDAASLVQIVDWMIDYDNHLRAEWGEEGVAWDRPAEGDVALDEALEPLYVRHRLSGAEASQNANVAWGPLAQYYGSTEFRGAQVVSEDVYDLAGYERRLFEATEPYAANSPTEAFPYWNLWIPDADSSELSTVQTNVESLVLQASAEFVTGVRDIDNDADWQAFQEALIASGSDRYLEIYQAAWDASN
- a CDS encoding extracellular solute-binding protein, coding for MSARIRSRRARLVPSMAGLAALSLLAVACAPAGGDSGGGSDGGGDDQGGATEFTFLTTVENPQIRDELTRLSENQCAAENEALPLVVDTIPQADVNQRVSVLASQDALPVMFVSPTSESKVGGDMYESGALLELEETLTDLGVWEDVLPAAASTVNAIYGDMVSLPFQYNIEGFWYNKQIFADNGLEVPTTWAEFTEAAAALDAAGVQPLTASGAQGWTITRYISTYLARANGVDALAQVTDGSASFTDPDYLIAAQELATLGEAGYFGQGIVSRDMDTVTAEFFGGTAAMMYNGSWVLSNVYDEEQNTIGVDNIGFFPFPEVEGGAGSIDDYPANTGTVTAVSASLYNDKVGAWLACIAENYGSSLLENQGAISGFVQNTEVDGVEPLVAEITERMVDAQDAVIWLEGPFDQRFGDAAGLSAGSLVDGGISPEDYMAQIQDAVDAAQ
- a CDS encoding carbohydrate ABC transporter permease, which translates into the protein MRDVLGDRKAIVILLAPALAFYTLIKLVPILWSLGLTFFDGNVLRGYEPVGFDNFTRLVNDSVFWEATAFTLKYALVATVLQVAAGYLLAILYVFVLRKGSALLRTIVFFPVILPTVAVGVLFKRLFGIHPTPGPVNSIIEAFGGQSLDWFASGDTSFLVLILMDVWRSMGFFAVLLYAGLVDIPEEVIESARMDGAKGARLIRHIVLPLSLPVLLSAVVFAVNSTLKVFDSILAITNGGPGTETQPLTLYMYRTVFTYNEYGYGSTLALALTVIAFLVTIVIFRSARKDITADKAAR